The Musa acuminata AAA Group cultivar baxijiao chromosome BXJ1-3, Cavendish_Baxijiao_AAA, whole genome shotgun sequence genome window below encodes:
- the LOC135629003 gene encoding cytochrome P450 71A1-like translates to MSSTLPTAPLDPSLLTTLFIILVPLSLLLLLLQVKRNSRGHPPCPPRLPLIGNLHQLGPLPHRSLHALSQQHGPLMLLRLGQVPTLVVSSPDAAREVLRNQDHACASRPALTPARILVYGCKDLGFAPYGDYWKQLRKICSVHLLSPKRVQSYRLMREDEVESMMGKISSQASASANVIDLSEVLYSFANDVLCRVVSGKFTREEGRNRLFSELAGENSVLLSKIYVGDYFPWLGWLDMFFGSVARCNKNKARWDKLLDEVIKEHAVRSARHGGKENDGEEKDFVDVLLSLQKDAAMDFVLTTEHIKALLVDMFVAGTDTSYITLEWAMAELIRSPRAMRKLQDEVRRGRGSGEGLVREAEVSQMAYLKAVVKEVLRLHPPAPLLLPRELLEDCSIQGFSIPKKARVFVNAWAMGRDPRSWESPEEFWPERFADGALDFTGNDVRYVPFGAGRRICPGQNFAVAALELALANLVSRFDWELPGGLTREELQMNEAPGIITQRQGRLHLVAKPWGA, encoded by the exons ATGTCTTCCACCCTGCCGACGGCGCCGCTCGACCCATCTCTACTCACCACCCTCTTCATCATACTCGTGCCTCTCTCtttgctgctgcttctgctgcagGTTAAGAGGAACTCCCGTGGGCATCCCCCTTGCCCGCCGCGGCTTCCCCTCATCGGCAACCTCCACCAGCTGGGCCCACTACCGCACCGCTCCCTCCATGCCCTGTCGCAGCAACACGGCCCGCTCATGCTACTTCGCCTGGGCCAGGTGCCGACGCTCGTGGTCTCCTCGCCGGACGCCGCCCGGGAGGTGCTGCGCAACCAGGACCACGCCTGCGCCAGCCGGCCAGCTCTCACGCCGGCCCGAATCCTCGTGTACGGGTGCAAGGACTTGGGCTTCGCGCCCTACGGCGACTACTGGAAGCAGCTCCGAAAGATCTGCTCCGTCCACCTGCTGAGCCCCAAGAGGGTGCAGTCGTACCGGCTAATGAGGGAGGATGAGGTGGAATCCATGATGGGAAAGATCTCGTCCCAGGCTTCGGCTTCGGCGAACGTCATCGACTTATCCGAGGTCTTGTACTCTTTCGCCAACGATGTACTCTGTCGAGTTGTTTCAGGGAAGTTCACGAGAGAAGAAGGGAGGAATCGCCTGTTCTCCGAGCTGGCCGGCGAGAACTCGGTGCTTTTGTCCAAGATCTACGTGGGTGACTACTTCCCGTGGCTAGGGTGGCTGGATATGTTCTTCGGTAGTGTGGCCAGATGCAACAAGAACAAGGCGAGGTGGGATAAGTTGCTAGATGAGGTGATTAAGGAACATGCAGTTCGGTCGGCCCGGCATGGTGGGAAGGAAAACGACGGTGAGGAGAAGGATTTCGTGGATGTTCTGCTCTCTCTGCAGAAAGATGCAGCGATGGACTTCGTCCTCACAACCGAACATATCAAGGCACTTCTGGTG GACATGTTCGTCGCCGGTACCGACACATCGTACATAACCCTGGAATGGGCCATGGCGGAGCTCATCCGGAGTCCCCGAGCGATGCGGAAATTACAAGACGAAgtgagaagaggaagaggcagcGGGGAGGGATTGGTCAGAGAGGCGGAGGTGAGCCAGATGGCGTATCTGAAAGCAGTCGTGAAGGAGGTCCTCCGGCTGCACCCTCCGGCCCCGTTGCTGCTCCCGCGCGAGCTGTTGGAAGACTGCAGCATACAAGGGTTCAGCATCCCCAAGAAGGCGCGCGTCTTCGTGAACGCGTGGGCGATGGGCAGAGACCCGCGGAGCTGGGAGTCGCCGGAGGAGTTCTGGCCGGAGAGGTTCGCGGACGGCGCATTGGACTTCACGGGCAACGATGTCCGGTACGTGCCGTTCGGAGCAGGCCGAAGGATTTGCCCCGGGCAAAACTTCGCCGTCGCTGCTCTGGAGCTGGCGCTGGCGAACCTGGTGAGCCGCTTCGACTGGGAGCTGCCTGGTGGATTGACGAGGGAGGAGCTGCAAATGAACGAGGCCCCTGGAATCATAACACAACGACAAGGGCGGCTTCATCTTGTTGCCAAACCATGGGGTGCTTAG
- the LOC135629010 gene encoding amino acid permease 3-like, which produces MEVSLELGAPQGASKCFDDDGRLKRTGTLWTASAHIITAVIGSGVLSLAWAIGQLGWVAGPIAMLLFSFVTYYTSALLADCYRSGDPNTGKRNYTYMDTVRANLDGFKVKLCGYLQYLNIVGVAIGYTIAASISMVAIERSNCFHKNGDDSPCQVNSNPYMIMFGVAEIIFSQIPDFDQIWWLSIVAAVMSFTNSSIGLSLGIVQVIKNGGVRGSLTGISIGTVSEMDKIWRSLQAFGDIAFAYSYSIILIEIQDTIRAPPPSEAKVMKRATLISVAVTTVFYMLCGCMGYAAFGDMAPGNLLTGFGFYNPYWLLDIANVAIVVHLVGAYQVYCQPLFAFVEKWALETWPRSQFIGKEIQVPLPARGSYKLNLFRLIWRTTFVVISTVVSMLLPFFNDVVGLLGAIGFWPLTVYFPVEMYIVQKKVARWSTRWVCLQLLSLACLAITIASAAGSIAGVVSDLKVYRPFKAS; this is translated from the exons ATGGAGGTCTCCTTGGAACTAGGCGCTCCACAGGGTGCTTCCAAATGCTTCGACGATGATGGCCGCCTCAAGAGAACCG GGACACTATGGACGGCAAGCGCGCACATCATAACAGCGGTGATCGGCTCCGGTGTGCTTTCGTTGGCCTGGGCAATAGGCCAGCTCGGGTGGGTCGCCGGCCCCATTGCGATGCTTCTGTTCTCCTTCGTCACGTACTACACGTCTGCCCTCCTCGCCGACTGCTACCGATCTGGTGATCCCAACACCGGCAAGCGCAACTACACCTACATGGATACCGTCCGAGCTAATCTCG ATGGGTTCAAGGTCAAGCTCTGTGGCTATCTCCAGTACCTCAACATCGTCGGCGTCGCCATCGGatacaccatcgctgcctccattAGCATGGT GGCAATCGAAAGGTCCAACTGCTTCCACAAGAACGGAGATGACAGTCCCTGCCAGGTGAACAGCAACCCTTACATGATCATGTTCGGTGTGGCCGAGATCATCTTCTCCCAGATCCCCGACTTCGACCAGATATGGTGGCTCTCCATCGTCGCCGCTGTCATGTCCTTCACCAACTCTTCCATCGGCCTTTCTCTCGGCATCGTCCAAGTCATCA aGAATGGTGGTGTCAGAGGCAGTCTCACTGGAATCAGCATTGGCACCGTCAGCGAGATGGACAAGATCTGGCGCAGCCTACAAGCCTTCGGCGATATCGCATTCGCCTACTCCTACTCCATCATTCTGATCGAGATTCAG GATACAATAAGAGCGCCGCCACCGTCGGAGGCGAAGGTGATGAAGAGGGCGACCCTCATCAGCGTGGCGGTGACGACGGTCTTCTACATGCTGTGCGGATGCATGGGCTACGCCGCGTTCGGCGACATGGCCCCGGGCAACCTCCTCACTGGCTTCGGCTTCTACAATCCCTACTGGCTCCTCGACATCGCCAACGTCGCCATCGTCGTCCACCTCGTCGGCGCCTACCAGGTCTACTGCCAGCCGCTCTTCGCCTTCGTCGAGAAATGGGCTCTGGAGACGTGGCCCAGGTCGCAGTTCATCGGCAAGGAGATCCAGGTCCCGCTGCCGGCGCGGGGATCGTACAAGCTCAACCTCTTCAGGCTAATATGGCGCACGACGTTCGTGGTGATATCCACCGTCGTGTCGATGCTCCTTCCCTTCTTCAACGATGTGGTGGGCTTGCTCGGGGCCATTGGGTTCTGGCCGCTGACGGTGTACTTCCCGGTGGAGATGTACATCGTGCAGAAGAAGGTGGCGAGGTGGAGCACGAGGTGGGTGTGCCTGCAGTTGCTGAGCTTGGCTTGCCTAGCCATCACCATAGCCTCGGCGGCCGGCTCTATAGCCGGGGTGGTGAGTGACCTCAAGGTCTACCGGCCCTTCAAGGCGAGCTAG